The Methanobrevibacter ruminantium sequence TCATATAATTCATTCATCATAACACCACATTATATAAAAAAAATTCGACCGCTAAAGTTTATTTTATTTTAAAAGGTTAAATTAAATTAATTAATTTAAAATGTTAAATTAAATTAATTCATTCAATATGTTAAATTAAAATAAACGCTCTGAAGATTAAGATTATATAAAAAAATAGATTTGAAATATTTTAATTGGATAAAAAATGAAAATTTATCCTTTTTTTTAATGAAATATTGAATAAAAATCTATTAGATATAATCTTCTCTTATATAATAATTAATTATAAGAATATATATAATTTTTGAAATGATTCTAACGTATATTAATAATATAATATCTATAAAAAAATAAGGAAAAATAGCTATGCAATTTGATTTAATTTAATTAAATATATGGTTAAATGATAGTTTTAACTAAAACCATAAAATTATTTATTATAAAATTAGTTAAAAAGGAGATAATCGATATTAATATAATGCAACAACTTGACACGTGGATATGAGTGTCATAAAAATAGTAAAAATAGTAAAAAATAAAAAATGTAGAAACTTCATTAAGAAGTCTCAAAAAGATATCAAGAAATAAATATTGAGAATAGATATAAGAAATAATTTAAAATTATTCTACAATGTATTTCTTTAAGTCTTCAGCCTTATCGGTTTTCTCCCATGGAAGACCTTCAATACCGAAGTGACCGTATTTAGCGGTTTGCTTGTATTTGGTAGATCTTAAGTTCAAGGTTTCGATGATTCCATCAGGAGTTAACCTAAAGTTTTCACGAACAATCTCATCAAAGGATTTGCTGGTCTTTACTTCAGTTCCATAGGTATCCACCATAACAGAAGTTGGCTCAGCAACTCCAATTGCATAGGAGATTTGGATTTCACATTTTTCAGCAAGTCCACTTGCCACAATGTTCTTAGCAATGTATCTTGCCATGTAACATGCGCTTCTGTCCACTTTAGTGCAGTCCTTACCTGAAAATGCTCCACCACCGTGTCTTGCATATCCTCCATAAGTGTCTACAATGATCTTACGACCAGTTAATCCTGCATCACCATGAGGACCTCCGATTTCAAAAACACCAGTTGGATTGATGTGCTCTTTAGTGTTTTCAGTCATCAATTCCTGTGGAATGACTGCTTTAAAGAGCTTTTCACGAATATCTGCCTTAAGTTGCTCTTGATTGTTGGACATTGTCTCATCATGTTGGGTTGAAAGAACAATTGCATCCAATGAAAGAACATTTCCATCCTTATCGTAGTTTACAGATACTTGTGCTTTACCATCAGGTCTTAAATATGGAATTTCACCAGTTTCTCGGAGTTCTGTTAATTTATTTGTAAGCTTACGTGCCAAATCAATTGGGAATGGCATTAATGAATCAGTTTCATTAGTTGCATAACCGAACATCATACCTTGATCTCCAGCACCGCTTTCTTCACCTTCACGGTCTACACCTTGCTTGATGTCTGGAGATTGAGCATGAAGCAAACTGACCACTTCACAGTTATGACCATCAAATTTCAATTCAGGATTGTCATATCCGATTTCAATGATAGTGTCTCTAATGATTCTTTCAAT is a genomic window containing:
- the metK gene encoding methionine adenosyltransferase, with product GEKMSEVYKTFTSESVTQGHPDKVADIISDAILDAFMEQDPHAHVACETCVTTDFCLVFGEVTADANITREDIERIIRDTIIEIGYDNPELKFDGHNCEVVSLLHAQSPDIKQGVDREGEESGAGDQGMMFGYATNETDSLMPFPIDLARKLTNKLTELRETGEIPYLRPDGKAQVSVNYDKDGNVLSLDAIVLSTQHDETMSNNQEQLKADIREKLFKAVIPQELMTENTKEHINPTGVFEIGGPHGDAGLTGRKIIVDTYGGYARHGGGAFSGKDCTKVDRSACYMARYIAKNIVASGLAEKCEIQISYAIGVAEPTSVMVDTYGTEVKTSKSFDEIVRENFRLTPDGIIETLNLRSTKYKQTAKYGHFGIEGLPWEKTDKAEDLKKYIVE